One Nitrospira sp. genomic region harbors:
- a CDS encoding STAS domain-containing protein, with protein sequence MILKPAGDLTIFEVGALYEELKQAVTAHPQVELDLSEVDKLDASAIQLLIAVRRSERIVLTGVTDPMRSRMAELGA encoded by the coding sequence ATGATCCTCAAGCCGGCTGGTGATTTAACAATATTTGAAGTCGGTGCGTTGTACGAGGAGCTCAAGCAGGCGGTCACCGCCCATCCTCAAGTCGAACTGGACCTGTCCGAGGTGGACAAACTCGATGCCTCAGCGATTCAACTGCTTATTGCCGTCCGTCGGTCCGAACGTATTGTGCTGACAGGGGTGACTGATCCGATGCGATCGCGCATGGCTGAATTAGGCGCGTAA
- a CDS encoding response regulator, translating into MAKTVLVVDDSPTMRQMVAFTLTSAGYQVVEAGNGKEAVGKVNGGAKPDLVVTDLNMPEMDGITLIKEIRKMPALKFTPILMLTTEASDDKKKAGQAAGATGWIVKPFNPEQMMAVIKKVLPG; encoded by the coding sequence ATGGCGAAAACAGTGTTGGTGGTCGACGATTCTCCCACGATGCGACAGATGGTGGCATTCACCCTGACCAGCGCGGGCTATCAGGTTGTGGAAGCCGGCAACGGCAAAGAGGCGGTCGGCAAAGTGAACGGCGGGGCCAAGCCGGACCTTGTCGTCACCGACCTGAACATGCCCGAGATGGACGGCATCACCCTGATCAAGGAAATCAGGAAGATGCCGGCCCTCAAGTTCACCCCGATCTTGATGCTGACGACCGAAGCCTCCGACGACAAGAAAAAGGCGGGACAGGCCGCCGGAGCCACCGGATGGATCGTGAAGCCGTTCAATCCCGAGCAGATGATGGCCGTCATTAAGAAGGTGCTGCCCGGTTGA
- a CDS encoding chemotaxis protein CheA, with translation MSTDLSHFKDAFFEESQEHLTTIEEGLLQLEQRPGDIDLLNRIFRGAHSIKGNSGMFGFTAVSQFTHKMESVLDQLRSSQMVVTVDITDLLLQSLDCLKTLIDCARTGAAPDEAHVAALGGRLEACQGTPAPGQPTAVPAADQRSLPPGTHRFTITWAPPQYLFQRGLDPAQFLKELAGLGTVTHLALDAGRLPALAELDPEQCYLGWTLDLETGKDLKVIDAVFDFVREDSTLTIVDNPVDTHATAAVSEGAKPLGEILVETGVVSQSQLNQALSQQKKVGEILVEQKVATPEQISEALKKQSEGAVPAKKAETPSIRVDTVKIDRLINLVGELVITQSMLSDLGSRFEMSQLPVLLERVAQLERNTREIQERVMGIRMVPIGNAFSRFPRLVRDLSGKAGKKIQLILSGEETELDKTVIESIGDPLTHLVRNSADHGLEPPDERVAAGKPEQGIIRLNAFHEGGSICITVEDDGRGLNRDKILAKGIKQGLIAESDKLSDEQIWMLIFKPGFSTAEKVTDVSGRGVGMDVVKRNIEGLGGTVSIKTVTGKGTTFTLKLPLTLAIIEGMTVRVGQDTYIVPLLSILESIQPKREMLKTIVGKGELVNVRGTYLPLMRLYDVFQLEPELSDPTKAILLILETEGERVAVMVDEILGQQQVVIKSMEQNFRKIEGVAGATILGDGTVGFILDVRGLLNIARQRTAKAA, from the coding sequence ATGAGCACTGATCTCTCACACTTCAAAGACGCCTTTTTCGAAGAGTCCCAGGAACACCTGACGACGATTGAAGAAGGATTGCTCCAGCTCGAACAGCGGCCGGGCGACATCGACCTGCTGAATCGAATCTTTCGCGGGGCCCATTCCATCAAGGGCAACAGCGGCATGTTCGGATTCACCGCCGTCTCCCAGTTCACCCACAAGATGGAATCGGTGCTGGATCAGCTGCGCAGCAGTCAGATGGTCGTGACGGTCGACATCACGGATTTGCTGCTGCAGTCGCTGGATTGCCTCAAAACCCTGATCGATTGCGCCCGCACCGGTGCCGCTCCTGACGAAGCCCACGTGGCCGCCCTTGGAGGCAGGCTTGAAGCCTGCCAAGGCACACCGGCTCCCGGCCAACCGACGGCGGTGCCGGCTGCGGATCAACGTTCGCTGCCGCCGGGCACACATCGTTTCACCATCACCTGGGCGCCGCCGCAGTACCTGTTTCAGCGGGGGCTCGATCCTGCACAGTTCCTCAAGGAACTGGCCGGCCTGGGTACCGTCACGCATCTCGCTTTGGATGCCGGACGATTACCAGCCCTGGCGGAGTTAGATCCCGAGCAATGTTATCTCGGCTGGACGCTGGATCTCGAAACCGGCAAAGACCTCAAGGTCATCGACGCAGTCTTTGATTTCGTCCGCGAGGACAGCACCCTGACGATCGTCGACAATCCGGTCGACACACACGCGACCGCCGCAGTGTCCGAGGGGGCGAAGCCATTGGGCGAAATCCTCGTCGAGACCGGAGTGGTGTCACAGTCTCAGTTGAATCAGGCCTTGTCCCAACAGAAGAAGGTCGGAGAAATCCTGGTCGAACAGAAAGTGGCCACTCCGGAGCAAATCTCCGAGGCGCTCAAGAAACAATCCGAAGGCGCCGTACCGGCCAAGAAGGCTGAAACCCCGTCGATCAGAGTCGATACCGTCAAGATCGATCGCCTCATCAACCTGGTCGGGGAGTTGGTCATTACGCAGTCCATGTTGAGTGATCTGGGGTCTCGTTTTGAAATGAGCCAGCTCCCGGTTCTGCTCGAACGCGTCGCACAATTGGAACGCAATACCAGGGAAATCCAAGAGCGCGTCATGGGGATTCGCATGGTCCCGATCGGGAATGCGTTCAGCCGGTTCCCGCGTCTGGTGCGCGACCTGTCCGGCAAGGCTGGAAAGAAAATTCAACTGATCCTGTCGGGAGAAGAAACCGAACTCGACAAGACCGTCATCGAATCGATCGGCGATCCGTTGACCCATCTGGTGCGGAACTCAGCAGATCATGGGCTGGAGCCGCCGGATGAACGCGTAGCCGCGGGAAAGCCGGAACAAGGCATCATCCGCCTCAACGCGTTTCACGAAGGCGGCAGCATCTGCATCACCGTCGAGGACGACGGGCGCGGTCTGAATCGGGACAAGATTCTTGCAAAGGGTATTAAGCAGGGATTGATCGCGGAGTCCGACAAACTGTCGGACGAGCAAATCTGGATGCTCATTTTCAAACCCGGGTTCTCCACCGCTGAAAAAGTCACGGATGTGTCCGGCCGCGGTGTCGGCATGGATGTCGTGAAACGCAACATCGAAGGCTTAGGCGGGACGGTGAGCATCAAGACCGTCACCGGCAAAGGCACCACGTTCACACTCAAGCTTCCGCTCACGCTCGCGATCATCGAGGGCATGACGGTTCGGGTCGGTCAGGATACGTACATCGTTCCGCTCCTCTCGATCCTGGAGTCGATTCAGCCTAAACGCGAGATGCTCAAAACCATCGTCGGCAAAGGGGAGTTGGTCAATGTGCGCGGCACCTATCTTCCTCTCATGCGCCTGTACGACGTGTTTCAGTTGGAGCCGGAACTCTCGGATCCGACGAAGGCCATCCTGTTGATTCTGGAAACCGAAGGCGAACGCGTCGCCGTGATGGTCGATGAAATTCTCGGCCAACAGCAGGTGGTGATCAAGAGTATGGAACAGAACTTCAGGAAGATCGAAGGGGTGGCCGGCGCCACCATTCTTGGCGACGGCACGGTCGGCTTTATTCTGGATGTGCGCGGATTGCTCAATATTGCGCGGCAAAGAACCGCAAAGGCGGCGTAG
- a CDS encoding purine-binding chemotaxis protein CheW — protein sequence MGITTDGSQFLTFQLGEELYGVDILRVQEIKGYTAVTRIPNTPAHIKGVLNLRGTIVPIVELRTKFGMPTIEYTMFTVIVVVVVKEKIMGLVVDAVSDVLDIDKKDIQPAPQFGAQVDVSFLNGIGKAGDKLVALLDMDRLLTDGDMQEATKAAA from the coding sequence ATGGGAATTACGACCGACGGCAGTCAATTCCTGACCTTCCAGCTGGGGGAAGAACTGTACGGGGTCGACATTCTCCGGGTTCAGGAAATCAAAGGCTACACGGCAGTCACTCGCATTCCCAATACGCCGGCCCACATCAAGGGTGTGCTGAACTTGCGCGGCACCATCGTCCCGATCGTCGAGCTACGGACGAAGTTCGGTATGCCGACGATTGAATACACGATGTTTACCGTGATCGTCGTGGTCGTCGTAAAAGAGAAAATCATGGGCCTCGTGGTGGATGCGGTGTCGGATGTCCTGGATATCGACAAGAAAGACATCCAGCCCGCTCCGCAGTTCGGAGCGCAGGTGGACGTGAGCTTCTTGAACGGCATCGGCAAGGCCGGGGACAAGCTGGTGGCCCTACTCGATATGGATCGTCTGTTGACCGATGGAGACATGCAAGAAGCGACGAAAGCCGCAGCCTAA